Proteins from a genomic interval of Stenotrophomonas sp. WZN-1:
- a CDS encoding DUF2272 domain-containing protein produces MRRMLLPACLLLAAAPLSAAAAEACDVPPRFGLSPLAVAIRNTACNEHRLWFRPFIDRDGRAASLSVTEAESDHLADNGLIAWQRVAGYWRNSGTLNAMGSIAGASSCLAPLGTRYTDSDCRAFLIDNPWSAAFISWVMVQSGVPGFNTSPRHIDYIRAAYQGGPSGVPYRLVDPATAKPAPGDLLCFLRDRSSTLSYSGLVQALGNGSVGHWKSHCEVVVAANLGGDQTLYLVGGNVMNTVAMRLLPLERTGLIKLPPARERNSTGIDPSCTPGREDECSFNRQDWAALLQLTATSPVVMPSPTATPVQTAPAPQPVVVPAQPVPGEPQPQR; encoded by the coding sequence ATGCGCCGGATGCTCTTGCCTGCCTGTCTGCTGCTGGCTGCGGCACCGCTGTCCGCAGCGGCCGCCGAAGCCTGCGATGTGCCGCCCCGCTTCGGCCTGAGCCCGTTGGCGGTGGCCATCCGCAATACCGCCTGCAATGAACACCGGCTCTGGTTCCGGCCCTTCATCGATCGTGATGGCCGCGCGGCGAGCCTCAGTGTCACCGAGGCCGAAAGCGATCACCTCGCCGACAATGGGCTGATCGCCTGGCAGCGCGTGGCCGGCTACTGGCGCAACAGCGGCACGCTCAACGCGATGGGCAGCATCGCCGGCGCCAGCAGTTGCCTCGCACCGCTGGGCACGCGCTACACCGACAGCGACTGCCGCGCCTTCCTGATCGACAACCCGTGGTCGGCCGCGTTCATTTCCTGGGTGATGGTGCAGTCCGGCGTTCCCGGCTTCAACACGTCGCCACGCCACATCGACTACATCCGCGCCGCGTACCAGGGCGGACCCTCGGGCGTGCCGTACCGGCTGGTCGACCCGGCCACGGCCAAACCCGCGCCTGGCGATCTGCTGTGCTTCCTGCGTGACCGCAGCAGCACGCTCAGCTATAGCGGACTGGTGCAGGCGCTGGGCAATGGTTCGGTGGGCCACTGGAAATCGCATTGCGAAGTGGTGGTGGCCGCCAACCTCGGCGGCGACCAGACCCTGTACCTGGTCGGTGGCAACGTGATGAACACCGTGGCGATGCGGCTGCTGCCGCTGGAGCGCACCGGATTGATCAAGCTGCCGCCGGCGCGCGAACGCAACAGCACCGGCATCGACCCCAGCTGTACGCCGGGCCGCGAGGACGAATGCAGTTTCAACCGCCAGGACTGGGCAGCGCTGCTGCAGCTGACTGCCACATCACCCGTGGTGATGCCCTCGCCCACTGCCACGCCGGTACAGACCGCTCCGGCGCCGCAACCGGTCGTCGTGCCCGCGCAGCCGGTGCCTGGCGAACCACAGCCGCAGCGGTGA
- the nadC gene encoding carboxylating nicotinate-nucleotide diphosphorylase: MSTLPTPDAAVVAADVARALAEDLGSGDVTAALLPDQADSAYLLCKQDGVIAGRPWFDATHRALDPDVRIDWQVSEGDAVTAGTVLALLHGRSRSLVSAERTSLNFLQTLSGTATTTARYVAAVAGTGTRILDTRKTLPGLRLAQKYAVRCGGGENHRFGLYDTVMLKENHIRAAGSLAAAVAGARRQWPSLPLVVEVEDLAQLRQALEAGCERILLDDFSPDLRREAVRITAGRIPLEVSGSVGLGGLRSIAEDGVDCISIGGLTKHVQAIDLSLKLGPPPG, encoded by the coding sequence ATGAGCACGCTGCCGACGCCGGATGCGGCCGTTGTCGCCGCCGATGTCGCGCGTGCACTGGCCGAGGACCTGGGCAGCGGTGATGTCACCGCCGCCCTGCTTCCCGACCAGGCCGACAGCGCCTACCTGCTGTGCAAGCAGGACGGGGTGATTGCCGGCCGCCCCTGGTTCGACGCCACCCACCGCGCGCTCGACCCGGACGTGCGCATCGACTGGCAGGTTTCCGAAGGCGACGCCGTCACCGCAGGCACCGTGCTGGCCCTGCTGCACGGGCGCAGCCGCAGCCTGGTCAGCGCCGAGCGCACCTCGCTCAATTTCCTGCAGACGCTGTCCGGTACGGCGACCACCACCGCCCGCTACGTGGCGGCGGTGGCCGGTACCGGTACGCGCATCCTCGACACCCGCAAGACCCTGCCCGGCCTGCGCCTGGCGCAGAAGTACGCAGTGCGCTGCGGCGGTGGCGAGAACCATCGTTTCGGCCTGTACGACACGGTGATGCTGAAGGAAAACCACATCCGCGCTGCCGGTTCGCTGGCCGCCGCCGTGGCGGGCGCACGCCGGCAATGGCCCTCGCTGCCGCTGGTGGTCGAGGTCGAGGACCTGGCACAGCTGCGCCAGGCGCTCGAAGCCGGTTGCGAACGCATCCTGCTGGACGATTTCAGCCCTGACCTGCGCCGCGAGGCGGTACGCATCACCGCCGGCCGCATTCCACTGGAAGTGTCCGGCAGCGTCGGCCTGGGCGGCCTGCGCTCGATCGCCGAGGATGGCGTCGACTGCATTTCCATCGGTGGCCTGACCAAGCACGTGCAGGCCATCGATCTGTCGTTGAAGCTCGGCCCGCCGCCGGGCTGA
- a CDS encoding Trm112 family protein, whose protein sequence is MDRKLLDLLVSPDTRQPLSLLDGKGLEALNKAISAGAVNKADGNPLAQPLREALVTRDRKQVFRVDDGIPVLLAEEAIPTAQIADFPAA, encoded by the coding sequence ATGGATCGCAAGCTGCTCGACCTGCTGGTGTCGCCGGACACCCGCCAGCCCCTGTCCCTACTGGATGGCAAGGGCCTGGAAGCCCTCAACAAGGCCATTTCCGCCGGCGCGGTGAACAAGGCCGATGGCAACCCGCTGGCGCAGCCGCTGCGCGAAGCGCTGGTCACCCGCGACCGCAAGCAGGTATTCCGCGTCGACGACGGCATCCCGGTGCTGCTGGCCGAAGAAGCCATCCCGACCGCCCAGATCGCCGACTTCCCGGCCGCATGA
- the purE gene encoding 5-(carboxyamino)imidazole ribonucleotide mutase, which yields MTPNPIAPLVGIVMGSRSDWETMQHAAQKLEALGVPFEVKVVSAHRTPDVLFSYAEQAGPRGLRAIIAGAGGAAHLPGMIAAKTAVPVLGVPVQSKALNGMDSLLSIVQMPAGIPVATFAIGNAGASNAALFAAAMLASDQPAIGQALDAFRARQTEDVMAHDDPRQ from the coding sequence ATGACCCCCAACCCGATCGCGCCGCTTGTCGGCATCGTCATGGGTTCCCGTTCCGACTGGGAAACCATGCAGCACGCCGCCCAGAAGCTTGAAGCCCTGGGTGTTCCGTTCGAAGTGAAGGTGGTGTCCGCGCATCGGACGCCGGATGTGTTGTTCAGCTACGCCGAGCAGGCGGGCCCGCGTGGCCTGCGCGCGATCATCGCCGGTGCCGGCGGGGCCGCCCACCTGCCGGGCATGATCGCCGCCAAGACCGCCGTGCCGGTATTGGGTGTGCCGGTGCAGTCCAAGGCCCTCAACGGCATGGATTCGCTGCTGTCGATCGTGCAGATGCCGGCCGGCATTCCGGTCGCCACCTTCGCCATCGGCAATGCCGGCGCCTCCAACGCGGCGCTGTTCGCCGCCGCGATGCTGGCCAGTGACCAGCCGGCGATCGGCCAGGCGCTCGACGCGTTCCGCGCACGCCAGACCGAAGACGTGATGGCCCACGACGATCCGCGCCAATGA